A stretch of DNA from Bernardetia sp.:
CCTTTTAGAAAATCAAAGTTTTGTTTTTCTTGCTTTTTAGTTTTGTTATCTACAATAATAATTTCATTAGAGTATGTAATAAACCATGTCTTGTTTTTTGGAGCTTTTTTGATGTGTAATATGGAAGTTTTGGGTAAAAACTCATTGGCATTGACTAGAGCTTCTTCGGTTACTTCTTCAATTTGATACACTCCTTTTTCTGTTCCTATCCATTTATGATTATCTTCGCCTATGAAAATAGAATGAACAGGCAATTTGCCATCTGATAAGGTTGTATCTAATTCAACAGGTAAAAATACTTGTGAAAAAAGAAACACAGATTTTAAGAAAAAGAAACTTATTAAAATAAAAATTCGTACAATCATTTTTTTGTCATTTATTTTTTAATTACGATAGTACAAGGTGAGCCTTGTACCTACAAACTACCTATATCAAACAAAAAACTATCCGAATGAAAAAGCATATTCCTAACTTCTTGACGTGTTGTAACTTATTTTTTGGCTGCATCGGAATTATTTTTAGTTTCAAAAATTCTCTTGACATTGCTGCCTACTGTATCGGAATTGCTGCCATTTTTGATTTTTTGGATGGTTTTGTTGCTCGTATGCTCAAAGTTAGCTCTCCTATCGGAAAAGAACTAGATTCTTTGGCAGATTGTGTAACTTTTGGTGTTTTGCCAGCTTTTATTTTGTATCATCTTATGATTAATGCAAGTTTAGAACAGGCTTCTCAAAACTTGGTAGAAGGGCAACTCCCAACAGCTACGGTTTCTTATTTACCTTATATTGCGCTCTTAATTGCTGTTTTTTCTGCGTTGCGCTTGGCAAAATTCAATGTAGATACTCGTCAGTCAGATTCTTTTATTGGAGTTCCTACACCAGCTAATGCTATTCTGATTGGTTCGATTCCTCTTATTTTATTACAAAACCCAACATATTCGGAAGCTATTCTCAATCCTATTTTGCTTTCTGTTTTGGCTGTCG
This window harbors:
- a CDS encoding CDP-alcohol phosphatidyltransferase family protein, encoding MKKHIPNFLTCCNLFFGCIGIIFSFKNSLDIAAYCIGIAAIFDFLDGFVARMLKVSSPIGKELDSLADCVTFGVLPAFILYHLMINASLEQASQNLVEGQLPTATVSYLPYIALLIAVFSALRLAKFNVDTRQSDSFIGVPTPANAILIGSIPLILLQNPTYSEAILNPILLSVLAVVMSLLLVAELPLFALKFKSFGFKGNEIRYIFILSSVLLLVFLQYLGIPLVILLYVLLSIVNNVVSVKTTDGSKKMIEKE